A window of Chitinophagaceae bacterium genomic DNA:
TATATGCTCAAACAAATAAGACCGACTCTGCTATTTCTCTCTTTAAAAAAGCAATGAAAATAGACCCAAATCATGCTGATACCTATTTTGAAATAGGTATGATGGTAAGTACATTCAATGACGTAGAAAAAACAATAGCATATTTTCAAAAAGCAATAGAATTAAACCCAAAAAAATCAGAAGCACATTATAATCTCGCAAGAATGTTAGAAAGCCAATCTCTTTTTGCAGAAACAACAAAAGAATACGAAATAACTATTACTCTCAATCCCAATATGTATGAAGCAAGATTCTACTTAGGAGTAATACAATTTCAAACTTCTCAATATGAATATGCTAAAAAAACATTTCAATCAGCTATACGGACAGACCCTCAAAAAGCAAATCCTTATATGTATATTGCTCATATACTGTATTTAGAAAAACAA
This region includes:
- a CDS encoding tetratricopeptide repeat protein, producing MEKLGEEFERKSKFDEALRCYKRVLFIDQNNVDYIINIARVYAQTNKTDSAISLFKKAMKIDPNHADTYFEIGMMVSTFNDVEKTIAYFQKAIELNPKKSEAHYNLARMLESQSLFAETTKEYEITITLNPNMYEARFYLGVIQFQTSQYEYAKKTFQSAIRTDPQKANPYMYIAHILYLEKQYDESKSFWKKALSLNPQIFQTYTKIVRFDTTRYKSEIKNRILE